A window of Spiroplasma syrphidicola EA-1 contains these coding sequences:
- a CDS encoding ribonuclease H1 domain-containing protein translates to MGIKNIFYAVKVGKTPGIYATWEECKAQIEGFKKAEYQPFFSRDAAEKWFNSIVPVQLTRNDKIKDSSLSMINLSDNVKASILKPASEEQTKVLEALENYNVKVQAVAGSGKTTTALHIAKKFKDKQILLLTYNRKLMDETKLKKEKLGIDNLEVRTFHSFGKKFFKENCYDDEGIHNIIKNNLQPKININFDLILIDESQDLTPLLYEFTCRIISLNKQDFKLCILGDKNQSIYEYNFADSRYLEKAELLFKFNKRDWKECNLSESYRVNKETTDFINNVFYNKIIMKSNIKKPEAVEYIVCNSFGDKDLTKKVIEAVEKYGAENVFILAYSVKSKSSPAKKLANNLSSQGILVYTPNNDEEKLDQEELKNKVVFSSFHQAKGLERKVVFVLGFDIAFFKYYAKEQNPLLPNNILYVALSRALEKLFIVHHYENGPLPFLQKDRIKDFAKFSIYGGETIEAKFNEAFKKEFKGLEVTEASPTISVTKLIKNLNSKIITAVKDKIKNTILINNDQGLFTTIRNTLELKSKKGIQYRENVSSITGQAALIYYQKQITPSGNIIAPLQILDSQIKNNFEYLKKELPVLIKHADFITKLINQDKWIAQDILYLSAIWNTYLEMYSVKLTQIPEEKFNWISDAEFNKITKLIDDQVGKNLIFEKKFSVQGDDKQNKELLGKELVGFVDCIDLDQNAVFEFKFVNEIKPEHFLQVVLYKYLIENSPEYKGKNFRYFLYNIKKNQKYEIEISDDDLIEIVGDLFQNKFNSKINWSDKEFIENANLIMKKYLESSEENWIKTQLVTRYKDYFENSIICKTCHQLLDENNKMEIILNNISLTDEVCAQCYNNLN, encoded by the coding sequence ATGGGTATTAAAAACATATTTTATGCAGTTAAGGTAGGCAAAACACCAGGGATTTATGCAACATGAGAAGAATGCAAAGCCCAAATTGAAGGCTTTAAAAAGGCAGAATATCAGCCGTTTTTTTCTCGTGATGCTGCAGAAAAATGGTTTAATAGCATTGTTCCAGTTCAATTAACCAGAAATGATAAAATTAAAGATTCTTCATTATCAATGATAAATTTAAGCGATAATGTTAAAGCAAGTATTTTAAAACCAGCTTCTGAAGAACAAACTAAAGTTTTAGAAGCTTTAGAAAATTATAATGTGAAAGTTCAAGCAGTTGCAGGTAGTGGTAAAACTACAACAGCCCTGCATATTGCTAAAAAATTTAAAGATAAACAAATCCTATTATTAACTTATAATCGTAAATTAATGGATGAGACAAAATTAAAAAAAGAAAAACTAGGGATAGATAATTTAGAAGTAAGAACTTTTCATTCCTTTGGGAAGAAATTTTTTAAAGAAAACTGTTATGATGATGAAGGAATTCATAACATTATTAAAAATAATTTACAGCCTAAAATTAATATTAATTTTGACTTAATTTTAATTGATGAATCACAAGATTTAACGCCGTTATTGTATGAATTTACTTGTAGAATTATCTCACTAAATAAACAAGATTTTAAGTTATGTATTTTAGGAGATAAAAACCAATCAATATATGAATATAATTTTGCAGATTCAAGATATTTGGAAAAGGCAGAATTATTATTTAAGTTTAATAAAAGAGATTGGAAAGAGTGTAATTTATCAGAAAGTTATCGTGTTAATAAAGAAACAACAGATTTTATTAATAATGTTTTTTATAATAAAATAATTATGAAATCAAATATTAAAAAACCAGAAGCTGTTGAATACATTGTTTGTAATTCTTTTGGTGATAAAGATCTGACAAAAAAGGTTATTGAAGCGGTTGAAAAATACGGGGCAGAAAATGTTTTTATTTTAGCATATTCTGTAAAATCAAAAAGTTCACCAGCTAAAAAATTGGCCAACAATTTATCAAGTCAAGGAATTTTAGTCTATACACCAAATAATGATGAAGAAAAATTAGATCAAGAAGAATTGAAGAACAAAGTAGTTTTTTCGTCTTTTCACCAAGCAAAAGGGTTAGAACGAAAAGTAGTTTTTGTATTAGGGTTTGACATAGCATTTTTTAAATATTATGCTAAAGAGCAAAACCCCTTGTTACCAAATAATATTTTATATGTAGCTTTATCAAGAGCTCTTGAAAAGTTATTTATTGTCCATCATTATGAAAATGGACCGTTACCCTTTTTACAAAAAGATAGAATTAAGGATTTTGCCAAATTTTCTATTTATGGAGGAGAAACTATTGAAGCTAAATTTAACGAAGCTTTTAAAAAAGAATTTAAGGGCCTTGAAGTTACTGAAGCAAGTCCAACAATTAGCGTAACAAAATTAATTAAGAATCTAAATAGTAAAATTATTACTGCTGTAAAAGATAAAATTAAAAATACTATTTTAATTAATAATGATCAAGGTTTATTTACAACAATTCGCAATACCCTAGAATTAAAAAGTAAAAAGGGAATTCAGTATAGGGAGAATGTTTCAAGCATTACAGGTCAAGCGGCTTTGATTTATTATCAAAAACAAATTACTCCTTCAGGAAATATTATTGCCCCACTACAAATACTAGATTCACAAATTAAAAATAATTTTGAATATTTAAAAAAAGAATTACCTGTTTTAATAAAACATGCTGATTTTATTACAAAATTAATTAATCAAGACAAATGGATAGCGCAAGACATTCTATATCTGTCAGCGATATGAAATACTTATCTTGAAATGTATAGTGTTAAATTAACACAAATCCCAGAAGAAAAATTTAATTGAATTAGTGATGCTGAGTTTAATAAAATTACCAAATTAATTGATGATCAAGTTGGGAAAAATCTTATTTTTGAAAAAAAATTCTCAGTGCAAGGGGATGACAAACAAAATAAAGAACTTTTGGGAAAAGAATTAGTTGGTTTTGTTGACTGTATTGATTTAGACCAAAATGCTGTTTTTGAATTTAAATTTGTTAATGAAATTAAACCAGAACATTTTTTACAAGTCGTTTTATATAAATATTTAATTGAAAATTCACCTGAATATAAAGGTAAAAATTTTAGATATTTCTTATATAATATTAAGAAAAATCAAAAATATGAAATTGAAATTAGTGATGATGATTTAATTGAAATTGTCGGGGATTTATTTCAAAATAAGTTTAATAGTAAGATTAATTGAAGTGATAAAGAATTTATTGAAAATGCTAATTTGATAATGAAAAAATATCTAGAATCATCTGAAGAAAATTGAATTAAAACTCAATTAGTAACACGATATAAAGATTATTTTGAAAATAGTATTATTTGTAAAACCTGCCACCAATTGTTAGATGAAAACAATAAAATGGAAATTATTTTAAATAATATTAGTTTAACGGATGAAGTTTGTGCCCAGTGCTATAATAATTTAAATTAG
- a CDS encoding alanine racemase yields the protein MYPKITVNQKNIVSNLKKLQEACQSRNLDLVGVVKLVAGNLDVINFLVNNGLNYLGDSRIANLKKMVNVDAKKMLLRIPMPSEVDDVIKYSDICLISELSTLELLEQAAKQQNKNYEVILMIELGDIREGIWDLAVINQTVARVSEFEKVKLVGLGTNFACFGATVPELSKLQKLDDLRQTLEEQFKIKLPIISCGNSSHISIWDDPKMPKGINQIRSGSALLCGIGLNDEPIPFLQQNNFKLQAEIIELQQKPSASWGKKGLNAFGEEIQFEDIGIRKKAIIALGRQDVGFERLVPIDKSIQVIGQSSDHTILDLTNCNSDLKVGDIVEFDLDYLAILNCFTSEYVTKEVIK from the coding sequence ATGTATCCAAAAATAACTGTAAATCAAAAAAATATTGTTAGTAATTTAAAAAAATTACAGGAAGCGTGTCAAAGTCGTAATCTTGATTTAGTTGGAGTTGTAAAGCTAGTGGCAGGTAATTTAGATGTTATTAATTTTTTGGTTAATAATGGTTTGAATTATTTAGGTGATTCTCGAATTGCTAATTTAAAGAAAATGGTAAATGTTGATGCTAAAAAAATGTTGCTAAGAATTCCAATGCCCAGTGAAGTTGATGATGTTATTAAATATTCAGATATTTGCTTAATTTCTGAATTATCAACATTAGAATTATTAGAACAAGCAGCAAAGCAACAGAATAAAAATTATGAAGTAATTTTAATGATTGAATTGGGTGATATTCGGGAAGGAATTTGAGATTTAGCCGTTATCAATCAAACAGTGGCAAGAGTAAGTGAATTTGAAAAAGTTAAATTAGTTGGATTGGGAACTAATTTTGCCTGCTTTGGGGCGACAGTTCCAGAATTAAGTAAATTACAAAAATTGGATGACTTAAGACAAACATTAGAAGAACAATTCAAAATTAAATTACCAATTATTAGTTGTGGTAATTCTTCACATATTTCAATTTGAGATGATCCGAAAATGCCAAAAGGAATTAATCAAATTCGTAGTGGTTCAGCGTTGCTATGTGGAATTGGATTAAATGATGAACCAATACCTTTTTTACAACAAAATAATTTTAAATTACAAGCAGAAATTATTGAATTGCAACAAAAGCCAAGTGCTAGTTGAGGAAAAAAAGGTTTGAATGCTTTTGGTGAAGAAATTCAATTTGAAGATATTGGGATTCGTAAAAAGGCGATTATTGCTTTAGGACGTCAAGATGTTGGATTTGAACGATTAGTACCAATTGATAAAAGCATCCAAGTTATTGGCCAATCAAGTGATCATACTATTCTTGATTTAACAAATTGTAATAGTGATTTAAAAGTTGGCGATATTGTTGAATTTGATTTAGATTATTTAGCAATTTTGAATTGTTTTACAAGTGAGTATGTCACAAAAGAAGTTATTAAATAA
- the secG gene encoding preprotein translocase subunit SecG has product MNFSTQMFLAIADREAANITIYVFEIIALVISIVMIVIGLLQNKKAQTGLSALNGGNDELFANTKERGLDRTLSIFMLSFGISLFVVTLIIALLTHILLK; this is encoded by the coding sequence ATGAATTTTAGTACTCAAATGTTCCTAGCTATTGCTGATCGTGAAGCTGCCAATATTACCATCTATGTCTTTGAAATTATTGCTTTAGTTATTTCAATTGTAATGATTGTAATAGGCTTATTGCAAAATAAAAAAGCCCAAACAGGTCTTAGTGCCTTAAATGGGGGTAATGATGAATTATTTGCTAACACAAAAGAAAGAGGGCTAGATCGAACACTGTCAATTTTTATGTTAAGCTTTGGAATTTCTTTATTTGTAGTTACCTTAATTATTGCGCTACTAACGCATATTTTATTAAAATAA
- the rnr gene encoding ribonuclease R yields MKEKIIRVLKEQKRALSSIEIAEFLQLNNIDETKTLLKTLVEMENEHLILVNNNNSFSYLDPQIYLTGVVLINKKGFGFVRINNQQEEYYVGQKDLKDALDNDEVIFRLKKNNNLDKSKKVEAEIVKVIKRKTEYVVGVIRKNKENQQSLEILNAKLQQYRGVIINPEQYSENEIVKGVITNFSPKKNIIEVKVTEIIGNLNQPGADILAVLYEFNIKTHFEPQVLEEANHVASFLAAPEELTCRRDLTKDIIVTIDGDDAKDLDDAISVTKTANDTYLLKVAIADVAHYVKENKMLDQEALSRGCSVYLIDRVVPMLPEKLSNGVCSLNPNEIRLVMCCEMEISREGKVLNSEIYEGYIKTKARLTYNNVNKFFNDQPTEISIEVQGMLKVARELYQVLARRKHNDGSLDFDLDEPKFITNESGKIEAIVPRERGEAEKLIESFMIRANETVAETIFWMDLPFVYRVHQQPKEKKLRDLYEQLSLLGLNIKGKLENIHAKDIQTILEKLKNYDNFKVLSALFLRSMEKARYSPVNDGHFGLASTCYTHFTSPIRRYPDLLVHRLLKQYLLRHQVGAKILEDTRKVVSFASEQSTICEQKAMDCEREVNKMKEAEYMEDKIGNHYWGIVSGVTGFGIFVELENTIEGLVHIRDLKGDYYRFDEKTLKLIGEHTRKEYFLGQKLKIKVKNANKKLRQIDFELVRGK; encoded by the coding sequence ATGAAAGAAAAAATTATTAGGGTTTTAAAAGAACAAAAAAGAGCTTTAAGTTCAATTGAAATTGCCGAGTTTTTACAATTAAATAATATTGATGAGACAAAAACATTATTAAAAACATTGGTGGAGATGGAAAATGAACATCTTATTTTAGTTAATAATAATAACAGTTTTTCTTATTTAGATCCGCAAATATATTTGACAGGTGTTGTTTTAATTAATAAAAAAGGTTTTGGGTTTGTTCGGATTAATAATCAACAAGAAGAATACTATGTTGGTCAAAAAGATTTAAAAGATGCATTAGATAATGATGAAGTTATTTTTCGTTTAAAAAAGAATAATAACCTTGATAAAAGTAAAAAAGTTGAGGCAGAAATTGTTAAAGTAATTAAGCGAAAAACAGAATATGTTGTTGGAGTAATTCGAAAAAATAAAGAAAATCAACAGAGCTTAGAAATTCTAAATGCAAAATTGCAACAATATCGTGGTGTAATTATTAATCCAGAACAATATTCAGAAAATGAAATTGTCAAAGGGGTAATCACTAATTTTAGTCCGAAAAAAAATATTATTGAGGTTAAAGTAACCGAAATTATTGGAAATTTAAATCAGCCAGGCGCTGATATTTTGGCTGTTCTTTATGAATTTAATATTAAAACACATTTTGAACCACAAGTGCTAGAAGAAGCTAACCATGTCGCAAGTTTTCTAGCTGCCCCAGAAGAATTGACTTGTCGCCGTGATTTAACGAAAGATATTATTGTTACAATTGATGGTGATGATGCGAAAGACTTAGATGATGCTATTAGTGTTACTAAAACAGCAAATGATACTTATCTCTTAAAAGTAGCAATTGCCGATGTTGCCCATTATGTTAAAGAAAACAAAATGCTGGACCAAGAGGCGTTAAGCCGTGGTTGCTCAGTTTATTTAATTGACCGGGTTGTGCCAATGTTACCAGAAAAATTAAGTAATGGGGTTTGTTCATTAAACCCAAATGAAATTAGATTGGTAATGTGTTGTGAAATGGAAATTTCACGCGAAGGAAAAGTTTTAAATTCAGAAATTTATGAAGGGTATATTAAAACAAAAGCGCGTTTAACTTATAATAATGTTAATAAGTTTTTTAATGATCAACCAACTGAAATTAGTATCGAAGTGCAAGGAATGCTAAAAGTAGCACGAGAATTATACCAAGTTTTAGCGCGGCGAAAACATAATGATGGATCACTTGATTTTGATTTAGATGAACCAAAATTTATTACCAATGAAAGTGGTAAAATTGAGGCAATTGTTCCCCGTGAACGTGGTGAAGCAGAAAAATTAATTGAAAGCTTTATGATTCGCGCAAATGAAACAGTCGCGGAAACAATTTTTTGAATGGATTTACCCTTTGTTTATCGTGTCCATCAACAACCAAAAGAGAAAAAACTACGAGACTTATATGAACAGTTATCATTATTAGGATTAAATATTAAAGGAAAATTGGAAAATATTCATGCGAAAGATATTCAAACAATTTTAGAAAAATTAAAGAACTATGATAATTTTAAGGTCTTATCAGCTTTATTTTTAAGAAGTATGGAGAAGGCCCGTTATAGTCCAGTTAATGATGGCCACTTTGGGTTAGCATCAACATGTTATACTCATTTTACTTCGCCAATTCGCCGTTATCCAGATTTACTAGTGCACCGCTTACTAAAACAATATTTATTACGTCATCAAGTTGGGGCTAAAATTCTTGAAGATACACGTAAAGTTGTTAGTTTTGCCAGTGAACAATCAACAATTTGTGAACAAAAAGCGATGGATTGTGAACGGGAAGTGAACAAGATGAAAGAAGCCGAATATATGGAAGACAAAATTGGCAATCATTATTGAGGGATTGTTTCAGGAGTTACCGGGTTTGGAATCTTTGTGGAATTAGAAAATACAATTGAAGGGTTAGTTCATATTCGTGATTTAAAAGGTGATTATTATCGTTTTGATGAGAAAACTTTAAAATTAATTGGTGAACATACACGGAAAGAATATTTTTTAGGACAAAAATTAAAAATTAAAGTTAAAAATGCGAATAAAAAATTACGCCAAATTGATTTTGAACTAGTTCGTGGTAAATAA
- the smpB gene encoding SsrA-binding protein SmpB — MYIITVNKKARFNYEIFETFEAGLVLTGSEIKSIRNNEASINEAFVILKKNEAYIINMVIAKYKFATSYVPDADRTRKLLLHRREIKKIMQKIKLEKLTVIPLKLYFKHNYVKVEIGLARGKKLFDKREAIKERDNERYRLQQNKTRGR; from the coding sequence ATGTATATTATTACAGTTAATAAAAAAGCCCGTTTTAATTATGAAATCTTTGAAACATTTGAAGCTGGTCTTGTCTTAACAGGTAGTGAAATTAAATCAATTCGTAATAATGAAGCATCAATTAATGAAGCATTTGTTATTTTGAAAAAAAATGAAGCATATATTATTAATATGGTTATTGCTAAATATAAATTTGCCACGTCTTATGTCCCTGATGCTGACCGCACGCGGAAATTATTATTGCATCGCCGAGAAATTAAAAAGATTATGCAAAAAATAAAATTAGAAAAACTAACTGTTATCCCCTTAAAATTATATTTTAAACATAATTATGTCAAAGTTGAGATTGGTTTAGCACGGGGGAAAAAATTATTTGATAAACGTGAAGCAATTAAAGAACGGGATAATGAACGTTATCGCTTACAACAAAATAAAACCCGGGGACGATAA
- a CDS encoding alcohol dehydrogenase catalytic domain-containing protein — MKALVYRKKGEIEWAEVANPEIINPTDIIVKVEGFTFSHADYRPYLGEDDSVKANTIMGHEAVGVISAVGNAVTTLKIGDRVAVGCIIHCNNCSDCASQNYANCQNGGFILGTSENGTHAEYVRVPYGENSVIKIPTNLALEDVVMLSDVLPTAYENVIKKVDFTKVKTAAIIGDGPIGLSTFLFLINNKVKVDIYGHHQVKLDFFKANGAYETFTTIDETNQKKYDLVVECVGNDRGTFEAAQQLLGFNGMLITIGVFKNPVKFFLNELWYQNITIHTGILNVYTLPELLAKIESQEIAPHKIVSQVYGKDDVLTAYHAFKNKDLFKIVVKL; from the coding sequence ATGAAAGCATTAGTTTATCGTAAAAAAGGCGAAATTGAGTGAGCGGAAGTTGCTAACCCAGAAATTATTAACCCAACAGATATTATTGTTAAAGTAGAAGGGTTTACTTTTTCCCACGCTGACTATCGCCCATATCTTGGTGAAGATGATAGTGTTAAAGCAAATACAATTATGGGTCATGAAGCAGTTGGGGTAATTAGTGCCGTTGGGAACGCTGTTACAACTTTAAAAATTGGCGATCGTGTTGCTGTTGGATGTATTATTCACTGTAATAATTGTTCTGACTGTGCTAGCCAAAATTATGCTAATTGTCAAAATGGGGGCTTTATTTTAGGAACATCAGAAAATGGAACCCACGCTGAGTATGTTCGTGTCCCATATGGAGAAAATAGTGTTATTAAAATTCCTACTAATTTAGCATTAGAAGATGTAGTGATGTTAAGTGATGTCTTACCAACTGCTTATGAAAATGTTATTAAAAAAGTTGATTTTACAAAAGTTAAAACAGCAGCAATTATTGGGGATGGGCCAATTGGCTTATCAACATTCTTATTTTTAATAAATAACAAAGTTAAAGTTGATATTTATGGTCACCACCAAGTAAAATTGGATTTCTTTAAAGCCAATGGGGCTTACGAAACATTTACCACAATTGATGAAACTAATCAGAAAAAATATGATTTAGTTGTTGAATGTGTAGGTAATGATCGCGGAACATTTGAAGCAGCCCAACAATTATTGGGATTTAATGGGATGTTAATTACTATTGGTGTTTTTAAAAACCCAGTTAAATTCTTCCTTAATGAATTATGGTATCAAAATATTACAATTCATACCGGAATTTTAAATGTTTATACTTTACCAGAGTTATTAGCTAAAATTGAAAGCCAAGAAATTGCTCCACACAAAATTGTCAGTCAGGTTTATGGTAAGGATGATGTTTTAACAGCCTACCATGCTTTTAAAAATAAAGATTTATTTAAAATAGTTGTTAAATTATAA
- the ftsY gene encoding signal recognition particle-docking protein FtsY — protein MAFFQKLKERREEKKQQKLEKALQKTRLSFSSNIKKLASKYKTYDDAYLEELEEILITSDMGINMTLQITDAIRKKVQKGWSIDETNDYLVKVIMDLYDDPKSKQNKLNIKDNRLNVILMVGVNGAGKTTTISKLTQQFMKENKKVLLVAGDTFRAGAVEQLNQWAQRLKTEIVTPNKVGQDPASVIFDGITKAKAENYDIVIIDTAGRLQNKVNLMNELEKINRIIKRAIPDAPHETLLVIDAVTGQNGVSQAKTFSEVTDVTGIVLTKMDGTAKGGVVLAIKDQLNIPVKLIGLGEQPDDLQEFDIEQYIYNLTKDLFLDEDEED, from the coding sequence ATGGCTTTTTTTCAAAAACTAAAAGAACGTCGCGAAGAAAAAAAACAACAAAAATTAGAAAAGGCCTTACAAAAAACAAGGTTATCTTTTTCCTCTAATATTAAGAAACTAGCTAGCAAATATAAAACTTATGATGATGCTTATTTAGAAGAGTTAGAAGAAATTTTAATTACAAGTGATATGGGAATTAATATGACCTTGCAAATTACTGATGCAATTCGCAAAAAGGTACAAAAAGGTTGGAGTATTGATGAAACAAATGATTATTTAGTGAAAGTAATCATGGATTTGTATGATGACCCAAAAAGTAAACAAAATAAATTAAATATTAAAGATAATCGACTAAATGTTATTTTAATGGTTGGTGTTAATGGGGCTGGTAAAACAACAACAATATCAAAATTAACTCAGCAGTTTATGAAAGAAAATAAAAAAGTTTTATTAGTGGCAGGGGATACCTTCCGAGCTGGGGCGGTAGAACAATTAAACCAATGAGCCCAACGATTAAAGACTGAAATTGTTACACCAAATAAAGTTGGCCAAGATCCAGCTAGTGTAATTTTTGATGGTATTACAAAGGCCAAAGCAGAAAACTATGATATTGTAATCATTGATACAGCTGGAAGATTACAAAATAAAGTTAATTTAATGAATGAATTAGAAAAAATTAATCGAATTATTAAAAGAGCAATTCCGGATGCTCCCCATGAAACATTATTAGTAATTGATGCTGTTACTGGTCAAAATGGTGTTTCGCAAGCAAAAACTTTTTCAGAAGTAACTGATGTAACAGGGATTGTTTTAACTAAAATGGATGGGACAGCCAAAGGTGGTGTTGTCTTGGCAATTAAAGATCAATTAAATATTCCAGTTAAATTAATTGGGTTAGGTGAACAACCAGATGATTTACAAGAATTTGACATTGAACAATATATTTATAATTTAACAAAAGACTTATTTTTAGATGAAGATGAAGAGGACTAA
- the ylxM gene encoding YlxM family DNA-binding protein produces MKDLEKSNHLVMLYELYHQLLTEKQQNYFEQYFFDDYSLSEIADEKGVSRNAVYDSLLKITVALNKFENGLHLLKKQQQRDEIYQKFKNMAEYEKIILELQAIDSE; encoded by the coding sequence ATGAAAGATTTAGAAAAATCAAATCACCTAGTGATGTTGTATGAGTTATATCATCAATTGTTAACAGAAAAACAACAAAATTATTTTGAACAATATTTCTTTGATGATTATTCTTTAAGTGAAATTGCTGATGAAAAAGGGGTTAGCCGTAATGCTGTTTATGATTCATTGTTAAAAATTACAGTTGCCTTAAATAAATTTGAAAATGGACTACACTTATTAAAAAAACAACAGCAACGTGATGAAATATATCAGAAATTTAAAAATATGGCAGAATATGAGAAAATCATTTTGGAATTACAAGCCATTGATAGTGAATAG
- a CDS encoding TIGR00282 family metallophosphoesterase codes for MKVLMIGDIFARAGRIVVSKVLPQLVQEYQIDLVVANAENVTHGKSILRQHYDELKDIGVSVFTSGNHIFKNSEVSKYIDEVGDLLKPANMSLYTPGPGTVVVTVNNKTVRVTNLMGRSFMDHVDNPYPIFEEIIANDNCDIHLVDFHAEASAEKLAFAWNFDGKITALVGTHTHVQTTDNRILPKGTAYITDLGMCGSFNSIIGAKPEEVITKEKTGLPARFTPSEDLSDLIFSGVVITINEDNNKAEKIERILIHLHDDEDYH; via the coding sequence ATGAAAGTTTTAATGATTGGAGATATTTTTGCCCGTGCGGGAAGAATAGTTGTCTCAAAAGTTTTACCACAGTTAGTGCAAGAATATCAAATTGATTTAGTTGTGGCTAATGCGGAAAATGTGACCCACGGTAAATCAATTTTACGTCAACATTATGATGAACTAAAAGATATCGGAGTTAGTGTTTTTACTTCAGGTAATCATATTTTTAAGAATAGTGAAGTTAGTAAATATATTGATGAAGTTGGCGACTTGTTAAAACCTGCTAACATGAGTTTATATACACCTGGACCAGGGACAGTTGTTGTAACAGTAAATAATAAAACAGTCCGGGTAACTAACTTAATGGGACGTAGTTTTATGGATCATGTTGATAATCCATATCCAATTTTTGAAGAAATTATTGCTAATGATAATTGTGATATTCATTTAGTTGACTTTCATGCTGAAGCAAGTGCCGAAAAATTAGCATTTGCTTGAAATTTTGATGGTAAAATTACGGCTTTAGTTGGTACTCATACCCATGTTCAAACAACGGATAATCGTATTTTACCAAAAGGGACAGCCTATATTACCGATTTGGGAATGTGTGGTAGTTTTAACTCAATCATTGGGGCAAAACCAGAAGAAGTTATTACAAAGGAAAAAACAGGCTTACCAGCTCGCTTTACTCCTTCCGAAGATTTATCGGATTTAATTTTTTCAGGGGTTGTGATTACAATTAATGAAGATAATAATAAAGCTGAAAAAATTGAGCGAATTCTAATTCATTTACATGATGATGAGGATTACCACTAA
- the metK gene encoding methionine adenosyltransferase, translated as MENKILFTSESVSAGHPDKICDQISDAILDECLRQDPNARVACECFITSNFLLIGGEITTTAKVDYAQIARKVLTEIGYDNDEWGIDGNNCEIKVLVNTQSPDISLGVDRFGAGDQGIMFGYATNESVNYMPLAISIAHDLVRRASELRLKKEFIGARPDMKSQVTLDLTDPHHPVIDTILMSIQHDDDLDEGAFKNYIQENIMKPVVNDYHLNLDFRVLINPTGRFVIGGPKGDTGLTGRKIIVDTYGGSARHGGGAFSGKDATKVDRSGAYMARYVAKNIVAAGLADRCEIQLSYAIGISEPISIFVETFGTNRVPNDTILLAIKENFDFRPQQMVTKLHLNKPIYRQTAVYGHFGRGHQELPWEQLDKIHDLAKYLSFE; from the coding sequence ATGGAAAATAAAATTTTGTTTACCTCAGAATCTGTTTCAGCGGGTCACCCTGATAAAATTTGTGACCAAATTTCAGATGCAATTTTAGATGAATGTTTACGCCAAGACCCCAATGCTCGTGTCGCATGTGAATGTTTTATTACTTCTAATTTTTTACTAATTGGGGGAGAAATTACAACAACCGCAAAAGTTGATTATGCCCAAATTGCAAGAAAGGTCTTAACCGAAATAGGTTATGACAATGATGAGTGAGGAATTGATGGCAATAATTGTGAAATTAAAGTATTAGTTAACACCCAATCACCTGATATTTCCCTTGGTGTTGATCGTTTTGGGGCTGGAGACCAAGGAATTATGTTTGGTTATGCAACAAATGAATCAGTTAATTATATGCCGTTAGCAATTTCGATTGCCCATGATTTAGTTCGTCGCGCTAGTGAATTACGGTTAAAGAAAGAATTTATTGGGGCTCGTCCAGACATGAAATCGCAAGTAACATTAGATTTAACAGATCCTCATCATCCAGTGATTGATACGATATTAATGTCAATTCAGCATGATGATGATCTTGATGAAGGAGCTTTTAAAAACTATATTCAAGAAAATATTATGAAACCAGTCGTTAATGATTATCACTTAAATTTGGATTTCAGAGTATTAATTAATCCAACTGGTCGCTTTGTAATTGGAGGACCAAAAGGGGATACTGGCTTAACTGGCCGCAAAATTATTGTTGATACTTATGGTGGTAGTGCTCGTCATGGTGGAGGGGCTTTTTCTGGAAAAGATGCAACAAAAGTTGATCGTAGTGGAGCATATATGGCCCGTTATGTTGCTAAAAATATTGTTGCCGCTGGGTTAGCTGATCGTTGTGAAATTCAATTATCATATGCGATTGGAATTTCAGAACCAATTTCAATTTTTGTTGAAACATTTGGCACAAATCGTGTTCCTAACGATACGATTCTTTTAGCAATTAAGGAAAATTTTGATTTCCGTCCCCAGCAAATGGTTACAAAATTGCACTTAAATAAACCAATTTATCGTCAAACAGCGGTATATGGTCATTTTGGCCGCGGTCATCAAGAATTGCCGTGAGAACAATTAGATAAAATTCATGATTTAGCAAAATATCTATCTTTTGAATAG